AACATGAAGCACAAATTTTACCTTTTCTGCTATGGGATTATCTGAAAGACCGAAGACCTTTGAAAAATCAATATAACTCTCAGCCGTTACCTTCAGTTTTTTCAGGCTTATCCCCTCCATTGCTGCAAGTGTTGCAAAAGTTGCGGCATAGCAGGATGCAGAGCCGTAAAGGCAATATATCATCGGCCCGGGCTGCTGCCCGCCGCCGCCAAGGAATGTAGGCTGGTCTGCAATGAGCTTAACCTTCCCGTTCTCAAACTCTATGCTGGCGCTGAACTGAGGGCCTTCTCCCACATTCCATTCCCCTTCAATCCTGTTTGTCTTTTTTGCCTTTGACAGATCTTTTTTCAGGGCATCCACTGTGCCTTTGAGTCTTGATACATCAATGTTGTTTATTTTCATAAAACCCTCCTCGTACATCTTATATTTAAGGATAACTGAAAAACAAACTAAGTCAACAAAAAAGATAACACAGAATTTTGTATAATCTTTACAGAGTGAAATAAATTTGCTACAATTTCCAGCCATGAGATACGGTGAAAAAACAATAAAAAATGTGAAGCTTGAGATATGGGATAATACATCTGCCGACAGGGATTATACCATTGATATTTCCTACCCTGAATTTACATGCCTCTGCCCGCGTTCCGGTTATCCTGATTTTGCAACAATAAAGATAATATATACCCCTGATAAAAAGGTTGTTGAACTAAAGAGCCTGAAGCTCTATCTAAATAGTTTCCGCAATAAACATGTCTCACATGAGGCTGTAACAAATGAAATCTTTGATGCATTAAAGAAAAGTCTTAAGCCAAGGCGTCTGGAGGTTGTGGGAGATTTTAATGTAAGGGGAAATGTGAAGACTGTCATAAGAGTGACAATGTAATCTGCAAAATATTCTTTAAAAAGGATTCTCATGGCCTCTGACGGGATTATTGACAGCATCTCCAATTATTTCAAAAGGCACGAGGAGCAGGCCTTTATTCTAAAGGCCTTCATTACCATATTCTTTATCATATGGTTCAGGGCATTCTTAAGCAGCTTTATCGGCCTCTTTATCTTACTCTTTCCTGTATTCTTCCTTTTTTATATAAGGCTCAAGGCTGCTGCAAGCGGTGAAAGCGCCTTAGACCTTTTGAAACAGCATATAACCTTTATGCCATTTATGTATGCTGAAGGCGAAAGGAAAAAGGAGGGAGTTGCGTGGGCTACTTACAGCATGATACTTATCAATATTGTAGTATTTTATGGAATAGAGCTTGATCCGCTTATCAACACCGAATTTCTGTTTAATAATTTTGTCTTTCTTCCCCATGAGCCTAATCTCTGGAATGCCCCTGTAAGCGCTTTTACAGCAATGTTTTTACACATGGATAACTTTCATCTGTGGGGCAATATGACATTTCTCTGGGTTGTCGGCACCGTGATAGAGAAAAGGATTGGGTGGCGGAATTTCTTGCTGCTTTATCTGATTACGGGGCTTTTAGCAGGAATTACCTTTATTGCCGTGTACTATCTATTTCTGCACGAAGTAGGGCATGGTCTGGGGGCATCGGGCGCAATAGCAGGCATTATGGGTATCTTTGCTGTCAGATGCTATTTTAAGAGCATGGTTTTCCCTTTGCCGATTCTCGGCATCTTTTCCCTTATCCTGCCAATCAGCTTAAAGGTAAGATTAAACTCTCTGGTAATTATGGGGCTTTTTTTCTTGCTTGACCTTGGCGGCGGCATCGGGCAGATAACAGGCGAGGCTCTTTCCACCGTTGGTCATTGGGCGCATATCGGCGGCATGGTTTCCGGGATGATGTTGGCCGGTTTTCTTGGGCTTGGGAAAGGCGCAATAGAAGAAAGGCATCTTGATATCGGAATAAAGGCCTCCAATGAAGGTATCGGCCTTGGCGACGGAGAACATTCATTAAGGATTGCTTTGGAGAAAAATCCGAACAATGCTGAGGCGCTGATGCATCTGGCTCGGATAAAATCAAAATTTACCCTAACAGACGAAGGAAGGGATTTATACCAGAAGGCCATTCAAGTGACGGCAGCATCAAAACCGCAAGAGGCTGCTGCAATTTACAAGGAGTATTATAATAAATATCTCAAGGGTGTAGAACCTGTGCTTCAATACAGATTGGCAGGTATATTTTATAAAAATAAAGACCTTGATATGGCATCTCGCTGCCTTGAGATGTTGCTAAACTCTGCGAGTATTCCGATAGAAATCAGGGAACGGGCAATGTTTCAGTGTGCAATGATTTTGGAAGAGATGGGACTCAATGAAGCGGCAACAAGTTATTACACACGGTTTATGGAAACCTTTCCTAATTCCTCCGCCGTTCCAAAGGTGAAGGCAAAATTGGGTAAGGTATAAACTCAGAGAGAAAAGGGGACAGCAGGCTGTTCTCTTTTGCACGACAGGCGTGATATGCGGTAAGAGTGGCAATGTAAACCACAAGATAAGGAGGTAGATTTTATGAAAAATATTTTTCTCTTTATTACAGCAATTGTTTTAATACCCGCCCTTTCCTATGCCCTTGATTTTGAAATGAGACTGAAAGACAAGATAAACTCTTTCAATGTTGAGGCATCTGGAACAGGCGGCCATGACAGGGTTGCTGGCGCTCTGGCAATTGAACTTGGAATGAAAGAAGAATTTATCTTAAGGCAAAAAACAATAACAGGACTTAGTTGGGGAGACCTTTCAGTAGCCCTATACATATCAAACAGAACAGGAAAGGACATTAACATTATTGTAAAGGATTACAGAAAAGGGAAAGGGCATGCATGGGGAAGGATTGCAAAGACATACGGCATCCGCACAGACGACCTTTTAAGCACAATGGGCAAGGCACACGCAGCATCTCAGCACGGCAGGGGGCATGGGAAAATGGGGAAAGGTGAAGACAGCGGATTTAAGGAGAAGAAGGGACATGGCAGAGGAAAAAATAAATAGGTTGGAGTTATAATTTGTACGTAAATAACATATGACATTAAAAGATATTCAGCATAAAATAAGAAGTGGCGAATATAACTTCTCGGACCATGCTGTAAAGAAGATGATTACAAGGGATATACTTCGCCATGAGGTTGAAGAGGCTATATTTCAAGGAGGGATTATAGAGGAGTATCCTGATGATAAATACTCTCCAAGCTGTCTTAATTTATGGTAAGACTAAAGACGGCAGGGATTTACATATCCATGTCTCGTCATCGCCGTCAGTCGTGATAATCACAGTTTATGAACCAGACCCTAAAGAGTGGATTGATTGTAAAATCAGGAGGTAATAACAATGAAAAAATGTGTATTCTGCGGAGGCCATGTTGAAAAAAAGACTGTAACATTCACATACGAAGATGATGATAAATACCTCTTTGTAGAGCATGTTCCGGCTGAGGTCTGCACAAGGTGTGGGGAAAAGATGTATTCCCCCGAGGTTACCGATGAATTGCTGAAATTCGCAAAGGATAAATTTAAACCTGTAAAGACCATCAAGGTGCCGGTATTTGACTTTGCAACTCATCGGTAAGGGCGGCGGGGGAATGGGCAGAGGGCGCTGAACAAAGAAAATAAATTTCGCCCCCTTTTTCTCTATGGCATAATCAAAATGGCAATTATGCTGTTGCAGTATAATGTTGCGATAGACAACTTTTTACAGCACTAATTAGCCAA
The sequence above is drawn from the Deltaproteobacteria bacterium genome and encodes:
- a CDS encoding OsmC family protein; amino-acid sequence: MKINNIDVSRLKGTVDALKKDLSKAKKTNRIEGEWNVGEGPQFSASIEFENGKVKLIADQPTFLGGGGQQPGPMIYCLYGSASCYAATFATLAAMEGISLKKLKVTAESYIDFSKVFGLSDNPIAEKVKFVLHVESSASKDKLKELEEMAKNRCPAVYCLTNPIKLDTTLEIG
- the queF gene encoding preQ(1) synthase, giving the protein MRYGEKTIKNVKLEIWDNTSADRDYTIDISYPEFTCLCPRSGYPDFATIKIIYTPDKKVVELKSLKLYLNSFRNKHVSHEAVTNEIFDALKKSLKPRRLEVVGDFNVRGNVKTVIRVTM
- a CDS encoding rhomboid family intramembrane serine protease; translation: MASDGIIDSISNYFKRHEEQAFILKAFITIFFIIWFRAFLSSFIGLFILLFPVFFLFYIRLKAAASGESALDLLKQHITFMPFMYAEGERKKEGVAWATYSMILINIVVFYGIELDPLINTEFLFNNFVFLPHEPNLWNAPVSAFTAMFLHMDNFHLWGNMTFLWVVGTVIEKRIGWRNFLLLYLITGLLAGITFIAVYYLFLHEVGHGLGASGAIAGIMGIFAVRCYFKSMVFPLPILGIFSLILPISLKVRLNSLVIMGLFFLLDLGGGIGQITGEALSTVGHWAHIGGMVSGMMLAGFLGLGKGAIEERHLDIGIKASNEGIGLGDGEHSLRIALEKNPNNAEALMHLARIKSKFTLTDEGRDLYQKAIQVTAASKPQEAAAIYKEYYNKYLKGVEPVLQYRLAGIFYKNKDLDMASRCLEMLLNSASIPIEIRERAMFQCAMILEEMGLNEAATSYYTRFMETFPNSSAVPKVKAKLGKV
- a CDS encoding DUF4258 domain-containing protein; this encodes MTLKDIQHKIRSGEYNFSDHAVKKMITRDILRHEVEEAIFQGGIIEEYPDDKYSPSCLNLW
- a CDS encoding type II toxin-antitoxin system MqsA family antitoxin; protein product: MKKCVFCGGHVEKKTVTFTYEDDDKYLFVEHVPAEVCTRCGEKMYSPEVTDELLKFAKDKFKPVKTIKVPVFDFATHR